The following are encoded in a window of Amphibacillus xylanus NBRC 15112 genomic DNA:
- a CDS encoding type I glutamate--ammonia ligase: MVNNLIYTIKPEQHNEADLKALLEQHPEIKFVSLAGIDLVGHETEEKIPIKAFLNDITKFLEDVAIQTDGSSVYLPHIATIDNAKIDMKADLARIWFVDYNFENIDSLTKLPVGTLKIPCFLFHDGIAVCSRHILLNAVNYFEKQTLHLIEASDHFTNDFGFGANEINQLSITAATELEFWVRTPGDKREIDELSTSQELHEQYWAATRGTVRTALEQTLDCLDKYGFEPEMGHKEVGGVKANLSSAGALSGIMEQLEIDWKYSSVLQAADNELMIKKIIKEVFRKNGMDVTFLAKPIPNVAGSGEHTHISVSAKLQSGELTNLLNPNQNTFLSTFGYGALMGMLKNYEVIDPFITASNEAFKRLKKGFEAPICIVASLGLDIKTPSRNRTVLLGLIRDEDNPMSTRFELRSPNPHTNTFLCITSMLLSMLDGIEYALQHNKSEHQLLEELSKAPGQAADYLETSRAYRSEKSIFDYYTDEERVMYFGQSPQTVYENLQSFECYPDKLSVLKKGNVLSDKILYSYQSAHLNKWVTEIEHRILPALFKELIEMKKIHNPNDTNDLDISNWNKIVQLKKQIAKDSHDKKSLFTEIKEAIHKSNYQLVSDLQKEIHTQMEKLKALYTLYGNNIID; this comes from the coding sequence ATGGTGAATAACTTAATCTACACAATCAAACCAGAACAACACAATGAAGCTGACCTTAAAGCATTATTAGAACAGCATCCAGAGATTAAATTTGTCTCACTCGCTGGGATTGATTTAGTTGGTCATGAAACAGAAGAAAAAATTCCAATCAAAGCTTTTCTAAATGACATCACTAAGTTCTTGGAAGACGTCGCCATTCAAACCGACGGCTCATCTGTTTATCTTCCGCATATCGCTACAATTGACAATGCTAAGATCGATATGAAAGCTGATTTAGCTAGAATTTGGTTTGTTGATTACAATTTTGAAAATATTGATAGCCTGACAAAGTTACCTGTTGGAACATTAAAAATCCCCTGCTTTTTATTCCATGATGGCATAGCGGTCTGTTCAAGACATATCTTATTGAATGCCGTCAACTATTTTGAAAAACAGACACTTCATTTAATCGAAGCAAGCGATCATTTTACTAATGATTTCGGATTTGGTGCAAATGAAATTAATCAATTGTCGATTACAGCCGCTACTGAATTAGAGTTTTGGGTTAGAACACCTGGTGATAAACGAGAGATTGATGAACTATCGACATCGCAAGAGCTTCACGAACAATATTGGGCAGCGACACGAGGGACTGTTCGAACAGCTCTTGAACAAACATTAGATTGTCTCGACAAATACGGCTTTGAACCTGAGATGGGACATAAAGAAGTTGGTGGGGTAAAAGCAAATTTATCAAGTGCTGGTGCATTATCCGGCATCATGGAGCAATTAGAAATTGACTGGAAATACTCATCTGTTTTACAAGCCGCTGATAATGAATTAATGATTAAGAAAATTATTAAAGAAGTATTCAGGAAAAACGGCATGGATGTTACCTTCCTTGCTAAACCAATTCCAAATGTCGCCGGAAGTGGGGAGCATACGCACATTAGTGTATCTGCAAAATTACAATCAGGGGAACTTACTAATCTCCTTAATCCAAATCAAAACACATTTTTAAGTACGTTTGGCTATGGTGCCTTGATGGGAATGTTAAAAAATTATGAAGTTATAGATCCATTTATCACAGCATCAAATGAAGCGTTTAAAAGACTAAAAAAAGGCTTCGAAGCACCCATTTGTATCGTCGCTTCATTAGGGCTAGATATCAAAACACCTTCTCGAAACAGAACAGTATTACTAGGTTTGATAAGAGATGAAGACAATCCAATGAGTACGCGATTTGAACTAAGGTCACCAAACCCACATACCAATACATTTTTGTGTATAACAAGTATGCTGCTTTCAATGTTAGATGGAATCGAATATGCCTTGCAACATAACAAGTCAGAGCATCAATTGCTAGAAGAACTCTCTAAAGCTCCCGGTCAAGCTGCAGATTACCTAGAAACATCAAGAGCTTACCGCAGTGAAAAGAGTATTTTCGACTATTATACAGATGAAGAAAGAGTTATGTATTTCGGTCAATCACCGCAAACCGTTTACGAGAATCTTCAGTCATTTGAATGCTATCCAGATAAATTGAGCGTCTTGAAAAAAGGCAATGTCCTATCCGATAAGATTTTGTACAGTTATCAATCAGCACACTTGAATAAATGGGTAACAGAAATTGAACACCGCATTTTACCTGCTTTATTTAAAGAATTAATCGAAATGAAAAAAATTCATAACCCGAATGATACGAATGATTTAGACATTTCCAATTGGAATAAGATTGTTCAATTAAAGAAACAAATTGCCAAAGACAGTCATGACAAGAAGAGTTTATTTACTGAAATCAAGGAAGCGATTCATAAATCAAATTATCAATTAGTATCAGACTTACAAAAAGAGATTCATACTCAAATGGAAAAATTAAAAGCGTTATATACGTTATATGGTAATAACATAATAGATTAG
- the purD gene encoding phosphoribosylamine--glycine ligase, whose translation MNVLVIGCGGREHMLVKKLKQSDRVANIFVAPGNAGMQNEATCVNIKADEIERLVQFAKQEAIDWTIVGPELPLSKGIVDWFRAEGLKIFGPTKQAALIESSKDFSKKLMKKYQIPTADFQTFTDSVKAKAYIKSKGAPIVVKADGLANGKGVVVAMTEQEAYQAIDEMLESNRFGEAGAQVVIEEFLIGKEFSLFAFVEGEAVYPMIPARDYKRAYDGDQGPNTGGMGAYAPVPDVSQADYDFAVNAVLKPVAKAMVEEGRAYTGVLYAGLIQTKEGIKVIEFNARFGDPETQVVLPLLENDLIDVIEAVTSGVDPKLKWRDAYAVGAVIAESGYPHACRKGLFVPELCEMDDVYLIHAGTTLNCHAQLVSNGGRVLLAGSVQKTLAEANEKVYQYLQTIEKADKFYYRTDIGVV comes from the coding sequence ATGAACGTACTGGTGATTGGATGTGGGGGACGCGAGCATATGCTCGTTAAGAAGTTGAAGCAGTCAGATCGTGTAGCTAATATATTTGTCGCACCAGGAAATGCAGGTATGCAAAATGAAGCAACTTGTGTCAATATCAAAGCTGATGAAATCGAAAGACTTGTTCAATTTGCTAAACAAGAGGCAATTGATTGGACGATTGTTGGACCCGAATTACCTTTATCAAAAGGGATTGTTGACTGGTTTAGAGCAGAAGGGTTAAAAATATTCGGACCGACTAAACAAGCAGCTTTAATTGAAAGTAGTAAAGATTTCTCAAAAAAATTAATGAAAAAGTATCAAATTCCAACAGCTGATTTTCAAACATTTACTGACTCAGTCAAGGCGAAAGCCTATATCAAATCTAAAGGTGCACCAATCGTTGTGAAAGCAGATGGATTGGCTAACGGTAAGGGTGTTGTTGTTGCCATGACTGAGCAGGAAGCGTATCAGGCAATCGACGAGATGCTTGAGAGCAATCGCTTTGGAGAGGCGGGGGCGCAAGTCGTAATTGAGGAATTTTTAATAGGTAAAGAATTCTCGTTGTTTGCCTTTGTTGAGGGTGAAGCGGTATACCCGATGATTCCGGCCCGAGATTATAAGCGAGCCTATGATGGTGATCAAGGACCGAACACAGGTGGAATGGGCGCCTATGCACCTGTACCAGATGTGTCTCAAGCAGATTATGACTTTGCGGTCAATGCTGTCTTAAAACCTGTTGCAAAGGCAATGGTTGAAGAAGGTCGTGCCTATACTGGCGTATTATACGCAGGCTTAATTCAAACGAAGGAAGGCATTAAGGTAATTGAATTTAATGCGAGATTTGGTGATCCTGAGACACAGGTTGTATTACCATTGTTAGAAAATGATTTAATCGATGTCATAGAAGCGGTCACTTCAGGGGTCGATCCTAAACTTAAGTGGCGTGATGCCTATGCGGTGGGTGCAGTTATTGCTGAAAGTGGCTATCCACATGCTTGTCGCAAGGGCTTGTTTGTCCCTGAACTGTGTGAAATGGATGATGTATATTTGATTCATGCAGGAACGACACTAAACTGCCATGCACAATTGGTATCTAATGGTGGCCGTGTTTTATTAGCTGGTTCAGTTCAAAAAACGCTAGCTGAAGCAAACGAAAAAGTCTATCAATATTTGCAAACAATCGAAAAAGCGGATAAATTCTACTATCGTACAGATATAGGCGTTGTATAA
- the glmS gene encoding glutamine--fructose-6-phosphate transaminase (isomerizing), whose translation MCGIVGYIGKHTASSILLAGLEKLEYRGYDSAGITLVNDRTLQTRKFAGRLERLVNNINKQPIEGTIGIGHTRWATHGEPTDNNAHPHLNNKQTIAVVHNGIIENYLSLKNFLIEQGYTFYSETDTEVISNLIDYYYENELLAAVKKAVKQLKGAYALEIVSSKHPDEMIAVRYESPLVLGIGEDGYYLASDIPAILNYTKSVIYLENGDIVRLTKNNYQIYNHKQSLVKREIKEVSWDIEAASKEGFDHFMLKEIYQQPEAIRNTIERRLDETGRIQLNEINFTKAEINAIDKVYIVACGTAYHAGLVGKQVLKNALQVEVIADIGSEFRYSDPFIDQNTLVIIVSQSGETADTLASLREAKSKGARILSITNVVGSSIARESDHLLYTWAGPEIAVASTKAYTTQLVAFYLLGLYLGRLKETIADNTYQARLNELKSIAKSVEHVIENSIEPAKAIAEKIIDCNSLFYLGRGLDYYSALEASLKLKELSYIHAEAFAAGELKHGTIALIEAGTPVIVIATQSKTYDKTISNIKSVKARGAYVIGITTSDHKDIEQVCDKAIYIDNKQDIYMPIISVILPQLIAYYTSIFKGNDVDKPRNLAKSVTVE comes from the coding sequence ATGTGTGGTATTGTAGGTTATATCGGTAAACATACAGCGTCATCAATATTATTAGCAGGCTTAGAAAAGCTAGAATACAGAGGCTACGATTCAGCAGGGATAACTTTAGTGAATGATCGTACATTGCAAACGAGAAAATTTGCCGGTAGGTTAGAACGTTTAGTTAACAATATCAATAAACAACCTATCGAAGGGACGATTGGGATTGGTCATACCAGATGGGCAACCCACGGCGAACCAACTGATAACAATGCGCATCCACACTTAAATAATAAGCAGACCATTGCTGTCGTGCACAATGGGATTATTGAAAACTATCTTTCATTAAAAAACTTTCTCATCGAACAAGGCTATACATTCTACTCTGAAACAGATACAGAAGTTATTTCAAATCTGATTGATTATTATTATGAAAATGAATTGCTTGCCGCTGTTAAAAAAGCAGTCAAACAATTAAAAGGTGCCTATGCGCTCGAAATTGTATCAAGTAAACATCCAGACGAAATGATTGCTGTCAGATATGAAAGTCCACTTGTTTTAGGTATTGGAGAAGATGGTTATTATCTTGCATCAGATATCCCAGCGATTTTAAATTATACGAAATCAGTTATCTATCTTGAAAATGGAGATATTGTTAGACTAACAAAAAATAATTATCAAATCTATAATCACAAACAGAGTCTTGTAAAGCGTGAGATAAAAGAAGTGTCTTGGGATATAGAAGCGGCCAGTAAAGAAGGTTTCGACCATTTTATGCTGAAGGAAATTTACCAGCAGCCAGAAGCAATCAGAAATACAATTGAACGTAGATTAGATGAAACAGGTCGTATTCAATTAAATGAGATTAACTTTACCAAGGCTGAAATAAATGCTATTGATAAAGTTTATATTGTCGCCTGTGGAACCGCGTACCATGCTGGATTAGTCGGAAAGCAAGTTTTAAAAAATGCCCTACAAGTAGAAGTCATTGCTGATATCGGTTCAGAATTCCGCTACAGTGATCCATTTATCGATCAAAATACATTAGTCATCATAGTTAGTCAATCTGGTGAAACGGCCGATACACTAGCTTCACTAAGAGAAGCAAAATCAAAAGGTGCGCGCATATTATCAATTACAAACGTTGTCGGTAGCTCGATTGCGCGTGAATCTGATCATCTTCTTTATACTTGGGCAGGACCAGAAATTGCAGTCGCGTCAACTAAGGCCTATACAACTCAGCTTGTAGCATTTTATCTGCTAGGCTTATATTTAGGAAGATTAAAAGAAACAATTGCTGACAACACTTATCAGGCAAGATTAAATGAACTAAAATCAATTGCCAAAAGTGTTGAGCATGTGATTGAAAATAGTATTGAACCTGCAAAAGCTATTGCAGAGAAAATAATCGACTGCAATTCTCTTTTCTATTTAGGTAGAGGTTTAGATTATTACAGTGCGCTTGAAGCATCATTAAAGTTAAAAGAATTATCTTATATTCATGCAGAGGCATTTGCAGCTGGCGAATTAAAGCATGGTACAATTGCTTTAATTGAAGCGGGTACACCTGTGATTGTTATCGCAACTCAATCAAAAACCTATGACAAAACGATTTCAAATATTAAGTCTGTCAAAGCAAGAGGTGCCTATGTAATTGGTATCACGACAAGCGATCACAAAGATATCGAGCAAGTATGTGATAAAGCGATTTACATTGATAACAAACAAGATATTTACATGCCGATCATAAGTGTCATCTTACCTCAATTGATTGCTTATTACACATCAATTTTTAAAGGTAATGACGTAGATAAACCTAGAAATCTAGCAAAATCAGTTACGGTTGAATAA
- the purN gene encoding phosphoribosylglycinamide formyltransferase: protein MSAKTRIAIFASGTGSNYEAIDRAIQAGDLDAEIVLLVCDSPGAKVVAKAKKNQLASFVFDPKTYPNKQAFEIDIVHKLKAYQVEWIVLAGYMRLIGPTLLNQYQRRIINIHPSLLPAFPGLDAVGQALDAGVKVSGVTIHYVDSGMDTGEIIAQEAVPVKPGMTKAELQTLIQKVEHKLYPSTIQQLILPESIRL, encoded by the coding sequence TTGAGCGCTAAAACACGTATAGCGATTTTTGCCTCAGGAACTGGTAGTAATTACGAAGCGATTGATCGTGCAATTCAAGCCGGTGACCTAGATGCGGAAATAGTCTTACTCGTTTGTGACAGTCCAGGAGCGAAAGTCGTTGCTAAAGCAAAGAAAAATCAGCTAGCTAGTTTTGTCTTTGATCCTAAAACTTATCCAAATAAACAAGCATTTGAAATAGACATTGTTCACAAGCTTAAAGCATATCAAGTCGAATGGATAGTGTTAGCAGGATACATGCGACTAATTGGTCCAACACTTTTAAATCAATACCAGAGACGAATAATTAATATTCATCCGTCACTTTTACCAGCTTTTCCAGGCTTAGATGCAGTCGGTCAGGCACTTGATGCTGGGGTTAAAGTATCAGGGGTAACGATTCATTATGTTGATTCAGGCATGGATACTGGAGAAATTATTGCCCAAGAGGCGGTGCCTGTTAAACCAGGTATGACAAAAGCAGAATTACAGACTTTAATCCAAAAAGTTGAGCATAAGCTCTATCCATCAACGATTCAACAACTCATTTTACCTGAAAGTATCCGTCTATAA
- the purM gene encoding phosphoribosylformylglycinamidine cyclo-ligase, translated as MSDVYKTAGVDVEAGYQAVELMKKHITRTNRAEVIGGVGAFAGLFDLTGFSYDEPVLVSGTDGVGTKLKIAFELDRHDTVGIDLVAMCVNDIVAQGADPLFFLDYIACGKTYPEKIEQIVKGIADGCVQSGTALIGGETAEMPGMYQDGEYDLAGFVVGIANKPDLISGTQIQAGDALIGLASSGVHSNGFSLVRKILSDRNLKLTDKPSELTTTIGEALLKPTKIYYQSISQLKKTVKVKGISHITGGGFYENLPRILPNGLGADIWLNSWEIPEILTFLQTQADLSIQAALGVFNMGIGMVVVVAQDEVDQALEALQACDSLAYLIGEVTDKSGVKLVER; from the coding sequence ATGAGTGATGTTTATAAAACAGCTGGTGTAGATGTCGAAGCAGGCTATCAAGCTGTTGAATTAATGAAAAAACACATAACCCGAACAAATCGAGCAGAAGTAATCGGTGGTGTTGGTGCATTTGCAGGCTTATTTGATTTAACAGGCTTCTCTTATGATGAGCCGGTACTTGTTTCTGGAACAGATGGTGTTGGTACTAAGCTTAAGATTGCTTTTGAACTTGATCGTCACGATACGGTTGGGATTGATCTTGTTGCCATGTGTGTAAATGATATTGTCGCTCAAGGAGCTGACCCGTTGTTTTTCCTTGATTATATTGCCTGTGGGAAAACCTATCCTGAAAAAATTGAACAAATTGTTAAGGGAATTGCTGATGGGTGCGTTCAGAGCGGTACAGCTTTAATTGGTGGTGAAACAGCAGAAATGCCAGGAATGTATCAGGATGGCGAGTATGATTTAGCTGGATTTGTTGTTGGGATTGCCAATAAGCCTGATTTAATTTCCGGCACACAAATTCAAGCAGGTGATGCTTTAATTGGCTTAGCATCAAGTGGTGTACATTCAAATGGCTTTTCATTAGTGAGAAAAATCTTATCAGACCGAAATTTAAAACTGACAGATAAACCAAGTGAATTAACGACAACAATTGGTGAAGCTCTATTAAAGCCAACAAAAATTTATTATCAGTCAATCAGTCAATTGAAGAAAACTGTTAAGGTTAAAGGCATTAGTCATATCACAGGTGGTGGTTTTTATGAAAATTTACCACGCATCTTACCTAATGGATTAGGTGCTGACATTTGGCTAAACAGCTGGGAAATTCCTGAGATTTTAACGTTTTTACAAACACAAGCTGACCTATCAATTCAAGCCGCACTTGGTGTTTTTAATATGGGAATTGGTATGGTTGTTGTAGTTGCACAAGATGAGGTTGATCAAGCTTTAGAAGCTTTACAAGCGTGTGATAGTCTCGCTTATCTAATTGGAGAAGTTACCGACAAGTCAGGGGTGAAGCTAGTTGAGCGCTAA
- a CDS encoding ABC transporter ATP-binding protein translates to MSEETILELRDLSIRFGNQQVLNQVNLKVNRGEIIGYIGPNGAGKSTTVKIILGLLNQYHGEVFIFGKSTRDEPVDYKRKIGYVPENGEIYDDLTALEYIQFIGQMYGMEEREIDSKLDALLEKFDLTKVKHTKIASYSKGMKQKLLIIASLIHNPDLLFFDEPLSGLDANSVIVIKELMDQLAQSGKTIFYSSHIMDVVEKISDRIVILNKGEIIADGTFNDLQAQNKDGTLEQIFNQLTGFDQHEKTALDIVETIQGAD, encoded by the coding sequence ATGTCAGAAGAAACTATTTTAGAACTAAGAGATTTGTCAATTCGATTTGGTAATCAACAAGTATTGAATCAAGTTAATCTAAAAGTAAATCGTGGTGAAATAATCGGTTATATTGGCCCGAATGGTGCAGGGAAAAGTACGACCGTTAAAATAATACTCGGCTTACTTAATCAATATCACGGTGAAGTATTTATTTTTGGTAAGAGCACACGTGATGAGCCTGTTGATTATAAAAGGAAAATTGGCTATGTACCTGAGAATGGAGAAATATATGATGATCTTACCGCATTAGAATATATCCAGTTTATCGGTCAAATGTATGGAATGGAAGAAAGAGAGATTGACAGTAAGCTAGATGCTTTATTAGAAAAATTCGACCTAACTAAAGTTAAGCATACAAAGATCGCAAGCTATTCCAAAGGTATGAAGCAAAAATTATTAATTATTGCGAGTTTAATACATAATCCAGATCTACTTTTCTTTGACGAGCCTTTGTCAGGTCTTGATGCTAATAGTGTGATAGTTATTAAAGAGCTAATGGATCAGTTAGCTCAGTCTGGTAAGACGATTTTCTATTCATCACATATTATGGACGTCGTAGAAAAGATCAGTGATCGTATCGTTATTTTAAATAAGGGGGAAATTATTGCAGATGGAACCTTTAATGACTTACAGGCGCAAAATAAAGATGGCACGCTTGAACAAATTTTCAATCAATTAACTGGCTTTGATCAACATGAGAAAACAGCTCTCGATATAGTTGAGACCATTCAAGGAGCTGACTAA
- the purH gene encoding bifunctional phosphoribosylaminoimidazolecarboxamide formyltransferase/IMP cyclohydrolase, which yields MKKRALLSVSDKTGLIDFAKGLIEAGFELISTGGTLSTLQEAGLEVLPVSAVTNFEEILDGRVKTLHPMIHGGLLARRHLPEHQKQLEQFNITPIDLVAVNLYPFKETIAKPDITEQDAIENIDIGGPTMLRAAAKNFESVTVVVDPADYQQVLDNLGADSLELRKKLAAKVFRHTAHYDALIAEYFTQLTDEIDPEVLTLTYEKVDTLRYGENPHQSASFYKEAEIQGGSIAHAKQLNGKALSYNNIQDANAALEIVMEFSEQPAAVAVKHMNPCGVGIGATIEEAFQKAYDADPISIFGGIIALNREVDLATAKKLKDIFLEIIIAPSFAEEALALLSEKPNLRLLETSVEPDEFDSKKVVSVRGGLLVQNRDLGRVEADDLEVVTDNAPTAEQLEELLFAWKVVKHVKSNAIVVAKDNQTVGVGAGQMNRVGAAKIAFEQAGDKAIGAVLASDAFFPMPDTVENAAKAGIKAIIQPGGSKRDQDSIDMCNKYGIAMVMTGMRHFKH from the coding sequence TTGAAAAAGAGAGCATTACTAAGTGTATCAGATAAAACAGGATTAATAGACTTTGCCAAAGGATTAATTGAAGCAGGCTTTGAATTAATTTCTACAGGAGGCACACTAAGTACGCTTCAAGAAGCTGGTCTAGAAGTATTACCTGTATCGGCAGTGACAAACTTTGAAGAAATATTGGATGGGCGAGTTAAGACTTTACATCCAATGATTCATGGCGGACTTCTTGCACGTCGACACTTACCTGAACATCAAAAACAATTGGAGCAATTTAATATTACCCCAATAGATCTAGTCGCTGTTAACCTATATCCGTTTAAAGAGACGATTGCTAAACCGGATATAACAGAACAAGATGCAATAGAAAATATTGATATCGGCGGACCGACAATGCTTCGTGCTGCAGCGAAAAACTTTGAATCCGTTACTGTTGTCGTTGATCCAGCTGATTACCAACAAGTACTCGATAACTTAGGCGCAGATTCACTTGAACTAAGGAAAAAACTTGCCGCGAAAGTATTTCGTCACACCGCTCATTATGACGCTTTAATTGCTGAGTATTTTACACAATTAACTGATGAAATAGATCCAGAGGTTTTAACACTTACTTATGAGAAAGTTGATACTTTGCGTTACGGTGAAAATCCGCATCAATCTGCATCGTTCTATAAAGAAGCTGAGATACAAGGTGGGTCAATTGCCCATGCTAAACAATTAAATGGTAAGGCACTCTCTTATAACAATATTCAAGACGCCAATGCAGCACTGGAAATTGTTATGGAGTTTAGTGAACAACCAGCCGCTGTTGCAGTTAAACACATGAATCCATGTGGTGTTGGGATTGGCGCTACGATTGAAGAAGCTTTTCAAAAGGCTTATGATGCAGATCCGATTTCAATTTTTGGTGGCATTATTGCTTTGAATCGTGAAGTTGATCTAGCGACTGCTAAAAAGTTAAAAGATATTTTCTTAGAAATAATAATTGCGCCTAGCTTTGCAGAAGAAGCATTAGCATTATTATCTGAAAAGCCAAATTTGAGATTGTTAGAAACATCTGTTGAGCCAGATGAATTTGATTCGAAAAAGGTCGTTAGTGTTCGAGGTGGTTTACTTGTTCAGAATCGTGATCTAGGTCGCGTAGAAGCAGATGACTTAGAAGTAGTGACAGACAACGCTCCAACAGCTGAGCAGCTAGAAGAGCTATTATTTGCTTGGAAAGTCGTTAAGCACGTTAAGTCAAATGCAATTGTCGTAGCTAAAGATAATCAGACGGTCGGTGTCGGCGCAGGTCAGATGAACCGTGTTGGAGCAGCCAAAATTGCTTTTGAACAAGCGGGTGATAAGGCAATAGGGGCAGTACTTGCATCAGATGCCTTCTTCCCAATGCCAGACACAGTAGAAAATGCTGCTAAGGCAGGAATTAAAGCTATTATTCAACCAGGTGGTTCAAAGCGTGATCAAGACTCAATTGATATGTGTAACAAATATGGTATCGCGATGGTGATGACAGGCATGCGACACTTTAAACATTAA
- the purF gene encoding amidophosphoribosyltransferase, with protein MLAELKGLNEECGLFAIFGHERAAELTYYGLHALQHRGQQGAGIVTSNGKQLSIHKGVGLVRSVFEQQHLSSLKGTSAIGHVRYAAEQDSGFENVQPLLFRSQISSMALAHNGEIVNAFALRSQLEAQGSILQTTSDTEIIAHLIKRGGYLPLEEAIKQALVMVKGAYAFVLLTEEQLYIALDPYGLRPLSIGKIDDAYVVASETCAFDLVGAKYVREVHPGELLIIDKHGLKSTMFASPMQRALCSMEYVYFSRPDSNLNGLNVHASRKLMGKQLAKEAGVEADIVTGVPDSSISAAIGYAEESGIPYELGLIKNRYIGRTFIEPSQSSREEGVKMKLSSVRGIVNGKRVVMIDDSIVRGTTSMRIVRLLKEAGATEVHVRIASPPIKHPCFYGVDTTVKEDLIAAQYSIDEMAKEIGADSLAFLSVEGLEKSLVHEDSNEVGICKACFTGRYPTEIYPKEIYVSEKEQEHE; from the coding sequence ATGCTTGCTGAACTCAAAGGTTTAAATGAGGAGTGTGGGCTGTTTGCTATATTTGGTCATGAACGTGCGGCTGAGCTTACCTATTATGGTTTGCACGCCTTACAGCATCGCGGTCAACAAGGAGCGGGTATTGTCACGAGTAATGGCAAGCAATTGTCGATTCATAAGGGTGTTGGACTTGTCAGATCTGTTTTTGAACAGCAACATTTGTCTTCATTAAAAGGGACGAGTGCAATTGGGCATGTCCGTTATGCAGCAGAACAAGATAGTGGCTTTGAAAATGTACAGCCACTCCTATTTCGTTCCCAAATATCAAGCATGGCACTAGCACATAATGGGGAGATCGTTAATGCTTTTGCGTTAAGATCACAACTAGAAGCCCAGGGAAGTATTTTACAGACAACATCAGATACAGAAATTATCGCCCATCTTATTAAAAGGGGCGGATATCTTCCCTTAGAAGAAGCAATTAAGCAAGCACTAGTGATGGTTAAAGGTGCTTATGCCTTTGTGTTATTAACTGAAGAGCAATTATATATCGCACTCGATCCATATGGCTTACGCCCACTGTCAATTGGGAAAATTGATGATGCTTATGTTGTCGCTTCTGAAACATGCGCCTTTGACTTAGTCGGAGCAAAATATGTTCGAGAAGTTCATCCAGGTGAGCTGCTTATCATTGATAAGCATGGCTTGAAATCAACAATGTTTGCTTCACCGATGCAACGAGCGCTTTGCTCGATGGAATATGTCTATTTCTCTCGACCAGATAGCAACTTAAATGGACTTAATGTGCATGCAAGTCGAAAGTTAATGGGTAAACAGTTAGCAAAAGAAGCAGGTGTGGAAGCAGACATCGTAACAGGCGTTCCTGATTCAAGTATTTCTGCTGCCATTGGTTACGCAGAAGAATCAGGCATTCCGTATGAACTTGGATTAATTAAAAATCGTTACATTGGTCGAACATTTATTGAACCAAGTCAATCATCAAGAGAAGAAGGCGTAAAAATGAAATTGTCCTCTGTTCGTGGGATTGTTAACGGAAAACGGGTTGTGATGATCGACGACTCAATCGTAAGGGGAACAACGAGTATGCGAATTGTACGATTGTTGAAAGAAGCGGGTGCTACTGAAGTGCATGTCCGTATCGCATCTCCACCAATTAAGCACCCATGTTTTTACGGGGTTGATACGACAGTGAAGGAAGATCTAATTGCTGCACAATATTCGATTGATGAGATGGCGAAAGAAATTGGTGCGGATAGTTTAGCATTTTTATCTGTTGAAGGACTAGAAAAGTCACTTGTCCATGAAGACTCAAATGAAGTCGGAATTTGTAAGGCTTGTTTCACTGGTCGCTATCCAACTGAAATTTATCCGAAAGAAATATACGTGAGCGAAAAGGAGCAGGAGCATGAGTGA